GCTGAGCTGTTGGCTCTGAAGCTTCGATATGGTTTGCTTAACCCTGGAACGCCTTATTCCACATCTCAAAGGGCTCTGTCTCAGCTTCACGCTTTGGCGCCCCAACCTTTGGTTTCTTGCCCAGACAAAGACCTCTACTGGGGTAGACTGCAAGATAGAGAGGCTTCTAATCTATCTGGAAACCAACAAGCACCCCTCTGTCTTGGCACCCACCCCGGGTCGGCGTTCCTGCCTGCGCATCCTATGGCCATACGAAGAAACCACCCATATCTCCTAGACTTCCCCAGCCTCCACTCTTCCCCAGCCGCACCATTACTCTTTCCTCCACACCTGGCCCCAGCAGCAGCACCCTGGGCAGGACGGTCCCTGCTCCAGCCCGGGCACCAGAGGATCTTGTCGGACGAGGAGGGCGAGCAGCAGGTGCCAGCCGATTCCAGCACTGCCCTGCCTCACAAACTAAGACTGAAGACGCAGAACTCTCAGCGCAAAGATAACAGGGCTAAATCTGCATCTCCAAATCCTGCATACATGTCAGATTGAAATCCAGCTCTGACTCATTAGTTGTGAGTCATACAACTCATTTTTGATAATTGAACATTGGCTGTATTCCAGGAACTTTTGTTGCACACCATTacgataaaaaaatatttctttgatCAAAAGGTCACATATTCAGATTAAGTTTCAGAGATGCATTTATAGTCAATTTTTCCATCGTTGAGGTTTGAAGCGGCTTCAAACCCAAGTTGAATTGTGCATACATCTACCAACTTTTGTTTTATAGACACGAAAGTAGGgggtgagagaaagagaacaggattttagaaatagaaaaagGAATTGACCCAAATTGGACTCGAACCGTTGATTCTGCCAAAACTTTGGCAATCACTTCTTTTGTGAATGCATTTAtgtctgcatttacatttatgtatttggcAGATGCTTCTATCCGAaagcaatttttaattaatgcattccAAAACTGTGTTGGAGTCACAATCCAGTTAAAGGAATGCTACCCCCTTGTTTAATATAACCTATGCTTGCTTTAATTTAGCTGCTGGTGTCAGACTgacatttcaatcaatcaatcatttttatttatatagcgcttttaacaacacaggttgcatcaaagcactgtacagtataatgacagggatgtatagtgacgagagtgaccaatttcttattaaatgcagagacggtctctgtagtcaattcaacg
This window of the Puntigrus tetrazona isolate hp1 chromosome 22, ASM1883169v1, whole genome shotgun sequence genome carries:
- the nfil3-4 gene encoding nuclear factor, interleukin 3 regulated, member 4; translated protein: MESTFSRVMWETEGEAEELSPRGLGLRRKREFIPEDKKDATYWEKRRKNNEAAKRSREKRRVNDYVLETRLISLSEENARLRAELLALKLRYGLLNPGTPYSTSQRALSQLHALAPQPLVSCPDKDLYWGRLQDREASNLSGNQQAPLCLGTHPGSAFLPAHPMAIRRNHPYLLDFPSLHSSPAAPLLFPPHLAPAAAPWAGRSLLQPGHQRILSDEEGEQQVPADSSTALPHKLRLKTQNSQRKDNRAKSASPNPAYMSD